One window of Streptococcus troglodytae genomic DNA carries:
- a CDS encoding ECF transporter S component gives MTIIAILSALSFVLMIPNFPIIPGVDFLKLDFSILPILLGLVLLDLKSAYAILFLRSLLKLLLDNGGPGSMVGLPMNMVAFGTFILSFALIWKDRDSKVKYILASIVGTLAMTVTMVFLNYVYAIPLYTKFANFDISKFIGIGKYLMSMVIPFNLLEGVIFAVSFAVVYVATQPILKNYISNEN, from the coding sequence ATGACTATCATTGCAATTCTATCAGCGCTCTCTTTTGTGCTTATGATCCCTAACTTTCCAATTATCCCAGGCGTGGATTTTTTGAAACTTGACTTTAGTATTCTTCCTATTTTGTTGGGCTTAGTCCTACTTGATTTAAAAAGTGCCTATGCCATTCTTTTTTTGAGAAGTCTACTTAAACTTTTGTTGGATAATGGCGGACCTGGTAGTATGGTTGGTTTGCCAATGAATATGGTGGCTTTTGGAACTTTTATTCTTTCTTTTGCGCTTATTTGGAAAGATAGAGATAGTAAGGTGAAATATATCTTGGCTAGTATTGTTGGTACATTAGCAATGACAGTGACCATGGTCTTTCTCAACTATGTTTATGCCATTCCCCTTTATACTAAGTTTGCTAATTTTGATATTTCAAAATTCATCGGTATTGGGAAGTATTTAATGAGCATGGTAATCCCTTTTAACTTACTTGAAGGGGTGATCTTTGCGGTTAGTTTTGCTGTGGTTTATGTAGCAACTCAACCTATTTTAAAGAATTATATAAGTAATGAAAATTAA
- a CDS encoding phosphatase PAP2 family protein, translated as MKIKQIYLLRSSFAFLLLVFLGYLVKFYPENLAGIDTNIQTAMRGDFPSVATRFFTTITNLGNELFLFLFCLFLSFSFYIKNWKAEAGFILVNFIAVGLLSTALKYLYQRPRPKIKWLIQTTGPSFPSWHTASILLITAAIVVIIQQRMKSSFLRLLLQILLIVTALLVGISRIYIGVHHPTDILGGWLLALGLSQMIYPYYHEWRFKWRFSGKQK; from the coding sequence ATGAAAATTAAACAAATTTATCTTTTAAGATCTTCTTTTGCTTTTTTACTTTTAGTGTTTCTAGGATACTTGGTCAAATTTTACCCTGAGAATTTGGCCGGTATTGATACCAATATTCAGACAGCTATGCGAGGGGATTTTCCATCAGTAGCAACTCGTTTTTTTACTACTATTACCAATTTGGGAAATGAATTATTCTTATTCCTCTTTTGCCTTTTTTTGTCTTTTTCATTTTATATAAAAAATTGGAAAGCTGAAGCTGGCTTCATTTTGGTGAATTTCATAGCTGTAGGTTTGCTGTCAACAGCTTTAAAATACCTATATCAAAGACCGCGTCCTAAGATTAAGTGGCTGATTCAGACAACGGGTCCCTCTTTTCCCAGCTGGCATACCGCCTCAATCTTGTTGATAACGGCAGCCATAGTTGTGATTATTCAGCAACGTATGAAAAGCAGTTTTTTAAGACTGCTCTTACAAATACTTCTTATTGTGACAGCTCTTTTGGTAGGCATTTCTAGAATTTATATCGGTGTCCACCATCCGACAGATATTTTAGGAGGCTGGCTGTTGGCCTTAGGTTTAAGTCAAATGATTTATCCTTATTATCATGAGTGGCGTTTTAAATGGCGCTTTTCAGGCAAGCAGAAGTAA
- the cidA gene encoding holin-like protein CidA encodes MKYYVQLMIILLFSLVGEFASNSLHLPVPGSIIGLFCLFLALQFNWIRLRHINAVGQFLLANMTILFLPAAVGIMDKFNVIAPYLLPICLILLFAVILNIAVIALVVQFIKRHYEGDFPE; translated from the coding sequence TTGAAATATTATGTGCAGTTGATGATTATTCTCCTCTTTTCTTTAGTGGGGGAATTTGCTTCCAATAGCTTACATTTACCTGTTCCAGGAAGCATTATTGGACTTTTTTGTCTCTTTTTAGCTTTACAGTTCAATTGGATTCGTTTGCGTCATATCAATGCGGTTGGTCAATTTTTACTAGCTAATATGACTATTTTGTTTTTGCCAGCAGCAGTGGGGATTATGGATAAGTTTAATGTAATTGCCCCTTATTTGCTACCAATTTGTCTGATTTTATTATTTGCTGTCATTCTCAATATTGCAGTGATTGCTTTAGTTGTTCAATTTATCAAGAGACATTATGAAGGAGACTTCCCAGAATGA
- a CDS encoding TIGR01212 family radical SAM protein (This family includes YhcC from E. coli K-12, an uncharacterized radical SAM protein.), whose product MNKRYNTLNDYYRRIFGEKTFKVPIDAGFDCPNRDGTVAHGGCTFCTVSGSGDAIVAPEAPIRDQFYKEIDFMHRKWPDVRKYLVYFQNFTNTHDKVEVIRERYEQAVNEPGVIGINIGTRPDCLPDETILYLAELSQRLHVTLELGLQTTYEKTSKLINRAHSYQLYVETVKRVRDLAPKVEIVSHLINGLPGESHEMMLENVRRCVTDNDIDGIKLHLLHLMTNTRMQRDYHEGRLHLLSMEEYVNIICDQLEIIPRNIVIHRLTGDAPRDMLIGPMWSLNKWEVLNSIDREMERRNAYQGCKLEVNI is encoded by the coding sequence ATGAATAAACGTTATAATACATTAAATGACTATTACCGTCGTATTTTTGGCGAAAAGACTTTTAAGGTTCCCATTGATGCTGGCTTTGACTGCCCAAACCGTGATGGAACTGTGGCTCATGGTGGCTGTACTTTTTGTACAGTTTCAGGTTCTGGTGATGCTATTGTGGCGCCAGAAGCTCCTATTCGGGACCAATTTTACAAGGAAATTGATTTCATGCATCGCAAATGGCCGGATGTCAGGAAATACCTTGTTTATTTTCAAAATTTTACCAATACCCATGACAAGGTTGAGGTCATTCGGGAGCGCTATGAGCAGGCTGTCAATGAACCAGGTGTTATTGGTATCAATATTGGAACAAGACCGGACTGTTTGCCTGATGAGACTATCCTTTACCTAGCGGAGCTATCCCAACGTTTGCATGTGACCTTGGAGTTAGGCTTACAGACAACCTATGAAAAAACGTCCAAGTTAATTAATCGTGCTCATTCTTATCAACTTTATGTAGAAACTGTTAAACGCGTAAGAGATTTGGCGCCAAAGGTTGAAATTGTTTCCCATCTCATCAATGGTTTACCGGGTGAAAGCCATGAGATGATGCTGGAAAATGTTCGCCGTTGTGTGACAGATAATGACATTGATGGCATTAAACTCCATCTTCTGCATCTCATGACCAATACGCGTATGCAACGTGATTATCATGAGGGACGCTTACATCTGCTGAGTATGGAAGAATATGTCAACATTATCTGTGACCAATTAGAAATTATCCCTAGAAACATTGTCATTCATCGTCTGACAGGTGATGCACCGCGTGATATGTTGATTGGACCGATGTGGAGCCTTAACAAGTGGGAAGTTTTAAATAGCATTGATAGGGAAATGGAAAGGCGTAATGCTTATCAAGGTTGTAAGCTGGAGGTGAATATATGA
- a CDS encoding tRNA (mnm(5)s(2)U34)-methyltransferase: MIKRPIELSHDFLSQVLDKNSTAIDATMGNGNDTVFLSHLAKKVYAFDVQEQALIKTREKLEQLNIKNVQLILDGHQTINKYVTEPIRAAIFNLGYLPSADKSVITQPATTLAAMKKILERLEIGGRLAIMVYYGHEGGDREKDAVLNFVKELDQQHFTVMLYQPLNQINTPPFLVMLEKLK; this comes from the coding sequence ATGATCAAACGTCCCATTGAACTCTCCCATGATTTTTTGTCCCAAGTTTTGGATAAAAACAGTACAGCCATTGATGCGACTATGGGCAACGGAAATGATACTGTTTTTTTGTCTCATCTTGCTAAGAAAGTCTACGCTTTTGATGTACAGGAACAGGCCTTAATCAAGACGAGAGAAAAACTGGAACAATTAAATATTAAAAATGTCCAACTTATTTTAGATGGACATCAAACTATTAATAAATATGTGACTGAACCTATCCGTGCAGCTATTTTTAATTTAGGTTATCTGCCTTCGGCAGACAAGTCAGTCATTACTCAGCCTGCTACAACCCTGGCAGCTATGAAAAAGATTTTAGAGAGATTAGAAATTGGCGGTCGTTTGGCAATTATGGTATATTATGGTCATGAGGGTGGCGATAGGGAAAAAGATGCGGTTCTGAACTTTGTTAAAGAGCTAGATCAACAGCATTTTACAGTCATGCTTTATCAACCTTTAAATCAAATAAATACCCCACCATTTTTGGTGATGTTGGAGAAACTGAAATGA
- a CDS encoding cation:proton antiporter, producing MHLSTLFIVLLFSLILSNVLNRIFPRLPLPLIQILFGLAISIWFKGIAFELNTEIFLAFVIAPLLFREGEESDITSILRNWKLILFLIFPVIFVSTIVMGFLAHSVLPVVVPLSACLAIGAALGPTDLVAYSAISKRFSFPKWISYILQGEGLLNDASGLVAFQVTVTALTTGAFSLAAASLDLLVSVVGGFFIGLIAALFNRLFLSILDNVDAADVTGALLLELVLPFVSYFIAEEIHASGIIAVVVAGVSQASRFKKITVFDARLDSVSYTIWRTIAFVLNGMVFLLLGTEIPTLAKPVLQSTAYSNLWMLLVVVLLTAAMFSIRFVMIGTVFALRAWRTDRPFARVLKSSLLLTFSGVKGTVSIATILLLPIANMTELEHSLLLFTVAGVTLLSFLIGILVLPKLAGSPAASTNPYMQIAILNDVVSELGKDLIQTEQPGAIYATIDNYNQRLENLILEQESNAIKEELANIRLMMMEIESEGLEYAYRQNQISNKEYRIYQRYLKGLERRINRSLVSSLSYAFVVSIRGLRRAFHFILTFRDSFRKVKDYREKLRLTEANRDHIVEVYLTNTEQILEALSNLEGVYHSELLAYLKRNRLQEAEIIQSGAFVERVITHLTPDNVDEMLRGYYLERKIIAEYEQNELISSRYAKRLRNEVNILEDYSLKETSNTLTYDMINLARGR from the coding sequence ATGCATCTATCAACCCTGTTTATTGTTTTACTTTTTAGTCTCATTTTGTCCAATGTGCTGAATCGCATTTTTCCGCGTTTGCCCCTACCTCTTATCCAGATTCTTTTTGGCTTGGCTATCAGTATCTGGTTTAAGGGAATAGCCTTTGAATTGAATACGGAAATCTTCCTAGCCTTTGTCATTGCTCCCTTGCTTTTTCGTGAAGGAGAGGAGAGTGATATTACCAGCATCTTACGAAACTGGAAACTTATTCTTTTCTTGATTTTTCCAGTAATTTTTGTCAGCACCATAGTCATGGGTTTCTTAGCGCACTCTGTTTTACCAGTTGTTGTTCCTTTATCGGCCTGTTTAGCCATTGGTGCTGCGCTAGGGCCAACGGACTTAGTGGCATATTCAGCTATTTCAAAGCGCTTCAGCTTTCCTAAATGGATTAGCTATATCCTTCAAGGAGAAGGACTGCTTAATGATGCATCGGGTTTAGTTGCCTTTCAAGTTACAGTAACAGCCTTGACTACAGGTGCTTTTTCGTTGGCAGCTGCCAGCCTAGATCTGCTGGTGTCTGTAGTCGGCGGTTTTTTTATTGGTCTTATTGCGGCACTTTTTAACCGTCTCTTTCTGTCTATCTTGGATAATGTCGATGCGGCCGATGTGACTGGAGCCCTGCTTTTAGAGTTGGTTCTGCCCTTTGTTTCTTATTTTATAGCAGAAGAGATTCATGCTTCTGGTATTATTGCAGTTGTTGTTGCAGGGGTTTCACAGGCCAGCCGTTTCAAGAAAATTACGGTCTTTGATGCCCGTTTGGACAGTGTCTCCTATACTATTTGGCGCACTATTGCTTTTGTACTTAATGGCATGGTCTTTTTGCTTTTGGGAACAGAGATTCCAACTCTGGCTAAACCCGTTTTGCAGAGTACGGCTTACAGTAATCTTTGGATGCTCCTTGTTGTGGTTCTCTTGACTGCGGCCATGTTTTCTATCCGTTTTGTTATGATTGGGACAGTCTTTGCTCTGCGAGCATGGCGCACTGATCGTCCTTTTGCTCGTGTTCTGAAAAGCAGTTTGCTGCTTACCTTTTCTGGAGTTAAAGGAACAGTCTCTATTGCAACAATCCTGCTGCTTCCCATTGCCAATATGACTGAGTTGGAACACAGTCTTTTGCTTTTTACCGTCGCAGGTGTGACCTTACTCAGCTTTTTGATAGGGATTCTTGTTTTGCCTAAATTAGCTGGCAGTCCGGCTGCTTCAACCAATCCTTATATGCAAATTGCCATTTTGAACGATGTTGTCAGTGAATTGGGAAAAGATTTGATACAAACAGAGCAACCCGGAGCCATTTATGCTACAATTGATAACTACAACCAACGTTTGGAAAACTTGATCTTAGAACAAGAGTCTAATGCCATCAAAGAAGAGCTGGCTAACATTCGCCTTATGATGATGGAAATTGAAAGCGAAGGTTTAGAGTATGCTTACAGGCAAAATCAGATTTCTAATAAGGAATACCGCATCTATCAGCGCTATCTTAAAGGTTTGGAACGCCGAATTAACAGAAGCCTTGTTTCGAGTTTGTCTTATGCCTTTGTGGTTTCTATTCGAGGACTTCGTCGTGCTTTTCATTTCATCTTGACCTTTAGAGATAGTTTTCGTAAGGTCAAAGACTACCGTGAAAAACTGCGTTTGACAGAGGCAAACCGCGATCATATTGTAGAAGTTTATTTGACTAATACGGAGCAAATTTTAGAGGCATTAAGCAATCTAGAAGGTGTCTACCATTCAGAATTACTTGCATATCTGAAACGCAACCGTCTGCAGGAAGCTGAAATTATTCAGTCAGGTGCTTTTGTTGAACGGGTCATTACTCATCTGACACCTGATAATGTTGATGAAATGCTAAGGGGGTATTATCTTGAACGAAAGATCATAGCTGAATACGAACAAAATGAATTGATTTCAAGTCGCTATGCTAAACGTCTGCGCAATGAAGTTAATATTCTTGAGGATTACTCTCTTAAAGAAACCAGCAATACTCTAACCTATGATATGATAAACTTAGCGCGTGGTCGTTAG
- a CDS encoding ABC transporter ATP-binding protein, which produces MALISMKNVTVKKQGKTLLNNLNWKVNKGENWVILGLNGSGKTTLLKLIMAEYWSTQGQVEVLNTRFGQGDIPNMRTKIGVVGSFIAERLPANMLAEKIVLTGKYKSSMLYKEYGETELNEARQMLTVIGEKHLLGHIYGSLSQGEKQLLLIARSLMEKPEIIILDEATSGLDLFAREKLLTQVEKISELPHAPTILYVTHHAEEITDKMSHILLLRRGEIVAQGPKKDIITPQVLENFYESPVNIISIDDKRFFIKPQA; this is translated from the coding sequence ATGGCACTCATTTCCATGAAAAATGTGACCGTAAAGAAACAAGGCAAAACCTTGCTCAACAATCTTAATTGGAAAGTCAATAAAGGAGAAAATTGGGTTATTCTAGGTCTTAACGGTTCTGGAAAAACTACTCTTTTAAAACTTATTATGGCGGAGTATTGGTCAACACAAGGACAGGTTGAAGTTCTCAATACTAGGTTTGGTCAGGGGGATATTCCCAATATGCGGACTAAAATCGGTGTCGTGGGCTCTTTTATTGCTGAGCGACTCCCTGCTAATATGTTGGCTGAAAAGATCGTGCTAACTGGTAAATACAAATCAAGCATGCTCTACAAGGAATACGGCGAAACAGAACTTAATGAAGCACGCCAAATGCTTACTGTCATCGGCGAAAAACACCTGCTTGGTCATATCTATGGCAGCCTCTCACAAGGTGAAAAACAACTCCTCCTTATTGCACGCAGCCTTATGGAAAAGCCTGAAATCATCATTTTAGATGAAGCAACCAGCGGACTAGATCTTTTTGCCCGTGAAAAATTGCTAACACAAGTTGAAAAGATTTCCGAGTTACCACATGCTCCAACTATCCTTTATGTCACCCACCATGCTGAAGAAATTACTGATAAAATGAGCCACATTCTCCTGCTTCGTAGAGGTGAAATCGTGGCTCAAGGTCCTAAAAAAGATATTATTACACCTCAAGTTCTTGAAAATTTCTATGAAAGTCCTGTCAACATTATTTCAATTGATGATAAACGCTTTTTTATTAAACCACAGGCCTAA
- a CDS encoding hemolysin family protein: MEDPGSQSLILQFLLLLILTLCNAFFSATEMALVSLNRARVEQKAEEGEKKYIRLLKVLENPNNFLSTIQVGITLITLLSGASLADSLGREIAVWFGNSATARTAGSLISLAFLTYISIVLGELYPKRIAMNLKENLAVLSAPVIIFLGKVVSPFVWLLSASTNLLSRLTPMTFDDADEKMTRDEIEYMLTNSEETLDADEIEMLQGVFSLDELMAREVMVPRTDAFMVDINDDSSDIIQAILNERFSRIPVYDDDKDKIIGIIHTKNLLNAGFKEGFNHINLRRILQEPLFVPETIVVNDLLTALKNTQNQMAILLDEYGGVAGLVTLEDLLEEIVGEIDDETDKTAISVREIANNTYIVLGTMTLNDFNEYFETDLESDDVDTIAGFYLTGVGTIPSQDEKEHFEVESNGKHLELINDKVKDGRITKLKILVSEAEEKEDEKD, translated from the coding sequence ATGGAAGACCCCGGTAGCCAGTCCTTGATCTTACAATTTTTATTATTACTGATTTTAACGCTTTGCAATGCTTTTTTCTCAGCTACTGAAATGGCTCTTGTATCTCTTAATCGTGCACGCGTTGAACAAAAGGCTGAAGAGGGCGAAAAAAAGTATATCCGTCTGCTAAAAGTTTTGGAAAATCCTAATAATTTTCTATCAACCATTCAGGTTGGTATTACTCTCATTACCCTTTTGTCTGGAGCGAGTTTAGCAGACTCTTTAGGTCGTGAAATTGCTGTTTGGTTTGGCAATTCAGCTACTGCCAGAACGGCGGGCAGTCTTATTTCCTTAGCTTTTTTGACCTATATTTCTATTGTTTTGGGAGAGTTGTATCCTAAACGTATTGCTATGAATCTCAAGGAAAATTTAGCTGTGCTATCAGCACCTGTTATTATTTTTCTCGGAAAAGTGGTTAGCCCTTTTGTTTGGCTGCTTTCAGCTTCAACAAATCTATTAAGTCGCCTCACTCCTATGACCTTTGATGATGCCGATGAGAAAATGACCCGTGATGAAATTGAATACATGTTGACAAACAGTGAAGAAACCCTAGATGCTGATGAAATTGAAATGCTGCAAGGTGTCTTTTCACTAGATGAATTAATGGCACGTGAAGTGATGGTTCCTCGTACAGATGCCTTTATGGTGGATATTAATGATGATTCTAGTGATATTATCCAAGCCATTCTCAATGAAAGATTTTCGCGAATTCCTGTTTACGATGATGATAAAGATAAGATTATTGGAATCATTCATACTAAAAATTTATTGAATGCTGGTTTTAAGGAAGGTTTTAATCACATTAATCTTCGCCGCATTTTGCAAGAGCCGCTTTTTGTACCAGAAACTATTGTCGTAAATGACCTTTTGACTGCCTTAAAAAACACCCAAAATCAGATGGCCATTCTGCTTGATGAATATGGTGGTGTGGCAGGTCTTGTCACCTTAGAAGATTTATTAGAAGAAATTGTTGGTGAAATTGATGACGAGACAGACAAAACAGCTATTTCTGTCCGTGAAATTGCAAATAATACCTACATTGTTTTGGGAACAATGACACTTAATGATTTTAATGAGTACTTTGAAACTGACCTTGAGAGTGATGACGTTGATACAATTGCAGGCTTTTATCTTACCGGTGTCGGAACAATTCCAAGTCAAGATGAAAAAGAACACTTTGAAGTAGAAAGTAATGGCAAGCATCTTGAGCTGATTAATGACAAGGTTAAGGATGGTCGGATTACAAAATTGAAGATTCTCGTTTCAGAGGCTGAAGAAAAAGAAGATGAAAAAGACTAA
- the pflA gene encoding pyruvate formate-lyase-activating protein, with product MTEKVDYEKVIGLVNSTESFGSVDGPGIRFVVFMQGCQMRCQYCHNPDTWAMKNERATERTAGDVFKEALRFKDFWGDTGGITVSGGEATLQMDFLIALFSLAKEKGIHTTLDTCALTFRNTPKYLEKYEKLMAVTDLVLLDIKEINPDQHKIVTGHSNKTILACARYLSDIGKPVWIRHVLVPGLTDRDEDLIKLGEYVKTLKNVQRFEILPYHTMGEFKWHELGIPYPLEGVKPPTPDRVRNAKKLMHTETYEEYKKRINH from the coding sequence ATGACAGAAAAAGTTGACTACGAAAAAGTAATAGGACTTGTTAATTCTACAGAGTCTTTTGGATCTGTAGATGGACCTGGTATACGCTTTGTTGTTTTTATGCAAGGTTGCCAAATGCGTTGTCAATATTGCCACAATCCCGATACTTGGGCAATGAAGAATGAAAGAGCAACAGAAAGAACTGCAGGTGATGTCTTTAAAGAAGCTTTACGCTTTAAAGACTTTTGGGGAGATACAGGAGGCATTACTGTTTCTGGTGGTGAAGCAACGCTCCAGATGGATTTTTTAATTGCCCTCTTTTCTTTAGCAAAAGAAAAGGGAATTCATACGACCTTGGACACCTGTGCTCTGACGTTTAGAAACACACCAAAATATCTTGAAAAATATGAAAAATTAATGGCTGTCACTGATTTAGTATTGTTAGATATTAAGGAGATTAATCCTGACCAACATAAAATTGTCACTGGTCATAGCAATAAAACTATTTTAGCCTGTGCGCGTTATTTATCTGATATTGGAAAGCCTGTTTGGATCCGCCATGTCTTAGTCCCTGGTCTGACTGATCGGGATGAAGATTTGATCAAGTTGGGTGAGTATGTCAAAACACTGAAGAATGTTCAACGGTTTGAAATTCTTCCTTATCATACAATGGGTGAATTCAAATGGCATGAATTAGGGATTCCTTATCCTTTGGAAGGTGTTAAACCGCCAACTCCAGATCGTGTGCGCAATGCTAAAAAGTTAATGCATACGGAAACCTATGAAGAGTATAAAAAGAGGATTAATCATTAA
- the dltA gene encoding D-alanine--poly(phosphoribitol) ligase subunit DltA, which yields MIATIEEFAQEQAEFPVYNVLGEIHTYGGLKADSDSFAAYLDRLGLPEKSPVIVFGGQEYAMLASFVGLTKSGHAYIPIDHHSALERIEAILEVAEPSLIIAISDFPIDNLQIPVIQYGQLEEIFKQKVSYQIDHAVKGDDTYYIIFTSGTTGKPKGVQISHNNLLSFTNWMISAEAFAIPHRPQMLAQPPYSFDLSVMYWAPTLALGGTLFALPKEITADFKQLFTTINQLPIGVWTSTPSFVDMAMLSDDFNAQQLPHLTHFYFDGEELTVKTAKKLRQRFPQARIVNAYGPTEATVALSALAVTDEMLETCRRLPIGYTKPDSPTFIIDESGHKLANGQQGEIIVSGPAVSKGYLNNPERTAAAFFEFEGLPAYHTGDLGSMTDEGLLLYGGRMDFQIKFNGYRIELEEVSQNLNKSQYIASAVAVPRYNKEHKVQNLVAYVVLKDGIEEQFERALDITKAIKADLQDVMMAYMMPSKFLYCKDLPLTPNGKIDIKGLMSEVNKK from the coding sequence ATGATTGCAACAATTGAAGAATTTGCTCAAGAACAGGCAGAATTTCCGGTTTATAATGTTTTAGGAGAAATCCATACCTATGGAGGACTAAAAGCGGATTCTGATTCGTTTGCTGCCTATCTTGATCGGTTAGGCTTACCGGAAAAATCGCCAGTAATTGTCTTTGGCGGACAGGAATATGCTATGTTGGCTAGTTTTGTTGGACTGACCAAATCAGGGCATGCCTATATTCCGATCGATCATCATTCAGCACTGGAGCGTATTGAAGCTATTTTAGAGGTAGCAGAACCAAGTTTAATTATTGCTATTAGTGATTTCCCAATTGACAATCTTCAAATCCCAGTAATTCAGTATGGTCAATTAGAAGAGATTTTTAAGCAAAAGGTATCTTATCAAATTGATCATGCGGTTAAGGGAGATGATACTTACTACATTATCTTTACCTCAGGGACAACTGGTAAACCTAAAGGAGTACAGATTTCACATAACAATCTGCTTAGTTTTACTAATTGGATGATTAGTGCAGAAGCTTTTGCAATACCTCATAGGCCGCAAATGCTGGCACAGCCGCCTTACTCTTTTGATTTGTCAGTGATGTATTGGGCACCAACATTGGCTTTAGGCGGAACCCTTTTTGCTCTTCCTAAAGAAATAACCGCAGATTTCAAACAATTATTTACAACTATTAACCAATTACCCATTGGTGTGTGGACATCAACACCTTCCTTTGTTGATATGGCTATGCTGTCAGATGACTTTAATGCACAGCAATTGCCTCATTTAACTCATTTCTATTTTGACGGAGAAGAGTTGACGGTTAAGACGGCTAAAAAATTGCGTCAACGTTTTCCGCAAGCAAGAATTGTCAACGCTTATGGACCAACAGAAGCAACTGTTGCTTTATCAGCTTTAGCTGTCACTGATGAAATGCTTGAGACATGCAGGCGTCTGCCGATTGGCTATACAAAACCAGATTCGCCAACTTTTATTATTGATGAGTCAGGTCATAAACTGGCAAATGGTCAGCAAGGAGAGATTATTGTTTCCGGTCCGGCAGTCTCTAAGGGGTATCTCAATAATCCTGAACGAACAGCAGCAGCTTTCTTTGAATTTGAAGGTTTGCCAGCTTATCATACTGGTGATTTAGGAAGTATGACAGATGAAGGTCTCTTGCTCTATGGCGGTCGTATGGATTTTCAGATTAAATTCAATGGCTATCGTATTGAGTTGGAAGAAGTCTCTCAAAATCTTAACAAATCGCAATATATCGCATCTGCTGTGGCTGTTCCGCGTTATAATAAAGAACATAAAGTACAAAATCTTGTGGCTTATGTTGTCTTAAAAGATGGTATAGAAGAGCAATTTGAGAGAGCGCTTGACATTACCAAGGCTATTAAGGCTGATTTGCAAGATGTTATGATGGCCTACATGATGCCTTCTAAGTTTTTGTACTGTAAAGATTTACCTTTAACACCTAATGGTAAAATTGATATTAAAGGTCTGATGAGTGAGGTAAACAAAAAATGA
- the dltC gene encoding D-alanine--poly(phosphoribitol) ligase subunit DltC, with amino-acid sequence MDIKSEVLEIIDELFMEDVSDMMDEDLFDAGVLDSMGTVELIVELENRFDITVPVSEFGRDDWNTANKIIEGITELRNA; translated from the coding sequence ATGGATATAAAATCAGAGGTTTTAGAAATTATTGATGAGCTTTTTATGGAAGATGTATCAGATATGATGGATGAAGATCTATTTGATGCAGGTGTTTTAGATAGCATGGGAACCGTTGAATTAATTGTTGAATTGGAAAATCGTTTTGATATCACTGTTCCTGTTTCTGAATTTGGTCGTGATGATTGGAATACAGCCAATAAAATTATTGAGGGTATAACGGAGTTACGAAATGCTTAA
- a CDS encoding DUF1803 domain-containing protein has product MIKIYNGSKLTRQPFFIKLINYLQIHDDVTLRQIKKDFADIKNLERSIEDYVQAGYILRKNKRYDNAFKLLETLDGLTLDSQIFVDDQSSIYQDLLALTFETYLSNQTNAALIIEKTDISRDSLTLFNYFFKLSGNLSLSREQEPLYHLLGDVNQEYALKYMTTFLLKFGRKAMVKQKRPDIFVQALVLLGYLEQIDEQSYRLKMTFDKEKLIFAS; this is encoded by the coding sequence ATGATTAAAATTTATAATGGTAGCAAATTAACGCGTCAGCCATTTTTCATAAAACTTATCAACTATTTGCAGATACATGATGATGTCACTTTGCGGCAGATTAAGAAGGATTTTGCTGATATTAAGAATTTAGAGCGCTCTATCGAAGATTATGTCCAAGCGGGTTACATTTTACGCAAAAATAAGCGTTATGATAATGCTTTTAAACTGTTAGAGACCCTTGATGGTTTGACACTGGATAGTCAGATTTTTGTAGATGACCAGTCATCTATTTATCAAGATCTGTTAGCCTTAACTTTTGAGACTTATTTGTCTAACCAGACAAATGCGGCACTCATCATTGAGAAAACAGATATTAGCAGGGATTCCTTAACTCTGTTCAACTACTTTTTTAAACTCAGCGGGAATCTGTCTCTCTCAAGAGAACAAGAGCCGCTCTACCATTTGTTGGGCGATGTCAATCAGGAGTATGCCCTCAAGTACATGACCACTTTTCTCTTGAAATTTGGTCGTAAGGCTATGGTCAAACAGAAACGCCCTGATATTTTTGTGCAAGCCTTAGTACTTTTAGGCTATTTGGAACAAATAGACGAGCAGAGTTATCGTTTGAAGATGACTTTTGATAAGGAAAAATTGATTTTCGCATCATAA